In Arthrobacter burdickii, one DNA window encodes the following:
- the resB gene encoding cytochrome c biogenesis protein ResB, translating to MTTDGSHARTDTKGQGTVKQDTPQDTRERAGAQGATPDVVLPSLGFFGTLRWAWTQLTSMRTALFLLLLLAVAAVPGSLFPQRPANPAVVTRYIQDNPDTGPVLDWFQLFDVYSSVWFSAIYLLLFISLIGCVVPRAIAHFRAVRSKPPRTPKRLSRLPVYGTLEVPAHTAREAGLTPVSAAEEAAAVLRKRGYRVDLRDAGTDRPSVGAERGLAKELGNLVFHTSLIGVLVSVAVGGLFGYNGQKVVVEGESFVNTLIGYDTFNPGSNFSDDQLEPYSLRLDSFDVRFDREQESHYGQPLDFTANVTTQDGPGEDETQQVLKVNAPLTIGGTNVYLVGNGYAPVVTVRDGEGNIAQQGPVVSVPSDGLYTSLMVIKAPDAKPDQLGFVGFFLPTAFVDEQGVSFSRDPDPFNPQLNLNSYYGDLGLDDGTPENVYVLDTDNLTELNSRNSDDGGIVLGVGQTVDLPEGKGSITFDGLKRYVALDIHHDPGEAGALVFSTLALLGLSASLFIGRRRLWVRTGEHPDGRIMVEYGLLARGEDNRLPAEGKAVEKLLADRWLVPSGAAGENGQQEVGASSAAGAGQSHHNSKDNS from the coding sequence ATGACGACCGATGGAAGCCACGCGAGGACCGATACGAAGGGACAGGGCACAGTGAAGCAGGACACCCCGCAGGACACGAGGGAACGGGCAGGCGCCCAGGGCGCGACGCCCGACGTCGTGCTGCCCTCACTCGGGTTCTTCGGGACCCTGCGGTGGGCCTGGACGCAGCTCACCAGCATGCGTACCGCGCTGTTCCTGCTCCTCCTGCTCGCCGTCGCCGCCGTTCCCGGCTCGCTGTTCCCGCAGCGCCCGGCCAATCCCGCCGTGGTCACGCGGTACATCCAGGACAACCCTGACACGGGGCCCGTTCTCGACTGGTTCCAGCTGTTCGACGTCTACTCGTCGGTCTGGTTCTCCGCGATCTACCTCCTGCTCTTCATCTCCCTCATCGGGTGCGTGGTGCCGCGGGCGATCGCCCACTTCAGGGCCGTCCGTTCCAAGCCTCCGCGCACTCCCAAGCGGCTCTCCCGCCTGCCCGTCTACGGGACGCTCGAGGTTCCCGCGCACACCGCACGCGAAGCCGGTCTCACCCCGGTGTCCGCCGCTGAGGAGGCCGCCGCCGTCCTGCGGAAGCGCGGCTACCGGGTGGACCTGCGCGACGCGGGGACCGACCGTCCGTCCGTCGGCGCTGAGCGCGGACTGGCGAAGGAGCTCGGTAACCTCGTCTTCCACACCTCACTCATCGGCGTGCTGGTCTCGGTCGCCGTCGGCGGGCTCTTCGGCTACAACGGCCAGAAGGTCGTCGTCGAGGGTGAGAGCTTCGTCAACACCCTCATCGGCTACGACACCTTCAACCCGGGCTCCAACTTCTCGGACGACCAGCTCGAGCCGTACTCGCTCCGCCTCGACTCGTTCGACGTCCGCTTCGACCGCGAGCAGGAGAGCCATTACGGCCAGCCGCTCGACTTCACCGCGAACGTCACCACCCAGGACGGCCCGGGGGAGGACGAGACGCAGCAGGTCCTCAAGGTCAACGCGCCGCTCACGATCGGCGGGACGAACGTGTACCTCGTCGGCAACGGCTACGCGCCCGTGGTGACGGTCCGGGACGGCGAGGGGAACATTGCGCAGCAGGGCCCCGTCGTCTCGGTTCCGTCGGACGGCCTCTACACCTCCCTGATGGTCATCAAGGCTCCGGATGCCAAGCCGGACCAGCTCGGGTTCGTCGGCTTCTTCCTCCCCACCGCCTTCGTCGACGAGCAGGGTGTGTCCTTCTCGCGCGACCCGGACCCCTTCAACCCGCAGCTCAACCTGAACTCCTACTACGGGGACCTGGGGCTGGACGACGGCACGCCGGAGAACGTCTACGTCCTCGACACCGACAACCTCACCGAGCTCAACAGCCGCAACAGTGACGACGGCGGCATCGTGCTCGGCGTGGGCCAGACCGTCGACCTGCCCGAGGGCAAGGGGTCGATCACCTTCGACGGGCTCAAGCGCTACGTCGCACTCGACATCCACCACGATCCGGGCGAGGCAGGGGCCCTCGTGTTCTCGACCCTCGCGCTGCTCGGCCTCTCCGCGTCGCTGTTCATCGGCCGTCGCAGGCTCTGGGTGCGGACGGGCGAACACCCGGACGGGCGCATCATGGTCGAGTACGGGCTCCTCGCACGCGGTGAGGACAACCGGCTGCCGGCCGAGGGCAAGGCCGTCGAGAAGCTGCTGGCGGACCGCTGGTTGGTGCCGTCCGGCGCGGCGGGGGAAAATGGACAGCAGGAGGTCGGCGCCTCGTCGGCAGCCGGCGCGGGGCAGTCGCACCACAACTCAAAGGACAACTCATGA
- the ccsB gene encoding c-type cytochrome biogenesis protein CcsB, whose protein sequence is MTAPVNAELGQVSELFMLLASIAYVVALVFFVLDLVKSSPTIGSLEARLAGEQAVPARALAGVGSRGAGSTTAAARTSPAADDSMDYGSGPRRRTARIAVSLTVLAAVIHGAAVITRGVAAHRVPWGNMYEFCTTGAFLVAAIFLITLTRKDLRFVGSFVVGLVVIMLCAATVGFPTPVARLIPALQSYWLIVHVSIAVASSALFTITFSMSVLQLLQTSREAKLQAGKADPAKFLRLVPSALSLENLSYRLNAIAFVGWTFTLMAGAIWAEQAWGRYWGWDTKEVWTFVIWTVYAGYLHARATRGWTGTRAAWLSIVGYLCIVFNFTIVNIYFSGLHSYSGV, encoded by the coding sequence ATGACAGCACCAGTCAACGCTGAGCTCGGGCAGGTCAGTGAGCTCTTCATGCTGCTGGCCTCCATCGCCTACGTGGTGGCACTCGTCTTCTTCGTGCTCGACCTCGTGAAGTCGAGCCCGACCATCGGTTCCCTCGAAGCGCGCCTCGCCGGCGAGCAGGCAGTCCCGGCGCGCGCCCTCGCCGGTGTCGGCTCCCGTGGGGCGGGTTCGACGACGGCGGCCGCCCGCACGTCGCCCGCGGCCGACGACTCCATGGACTACGGGTCTGGGCCCCGGCGCAGGACCGCGCGGATCGCCGTCTCGCTGACGGTCCTGGCCGCCGTCATCCACGGTGCCGCCGTCATCACGCGCGGGGTCGCCGCGCACCGCGTCCCGTGGGGCAACATGTACGAGTTCTGCACCACGGGTGCGTTCCTCGTCGCTGCGATCTTCCTCATCACCCTCACCCGCAAGGACCTGCGCTTCGTCGGCTCCTTCGTGGTGGGACTCGTGGTCATCATGCTGTGCGCCGCCACTGTCGGGTTCCCCACGCCGGTCGCACGGCTGATCCCGGCCCTGCAGAGCTACTGGCTGATCGTGCACGTGTCCATCGCCGTCGCGTCCTCGGCACTGTTCACGATCACGTTCTCGATGTCCGTGCTCCAGCTCCTGCAGACCTCGCGCGAGGCCAAGCTCCAGGCAGGCAAGGCGGATCCCGCGAAGTTCCTCCGCCTGGTGCCGTCCGCCCTCAGCCTCGAGAACCTGTCCTACCGCCTCAACGCCATCGCCTTCGTCGGCTGGACCTTCACACTCATGGCCGGCGCCATCTGGGCGGAGCAGGCGTGGGGCCGCTACTGGGGCTGGGACACCAAGGAAGTCTGGACCTTCGTGATCTGGACCGTCTACGCCGGGTACCTGCACGCACGGGCTACGCGCGGCTGGACCGGGACACGTGCAGCGTGGCTCTCGATCGTCGGGTACCTGTGCATCGTGTTCAACTTCACGATCGTGAACATCTACTTCTCGGGCCTCCACAGCTACTCCGGGGTCTAG
- a CDS encoding YceI family protein has translation MTVPSGLTTGTWSFDPAHSEVGFSVRHAGISKVRGSFKDVDASLAVGSSLEDSRITATIKTASFTSGDENRDAHVKGADFFDVEEFPEMTFVSTSHEGSGETYKIHGDLTIRGITRSVVLDAEFNGVAVDPFGATRAGVSASTTISRKDFGLTWNAALEAGGVLVGDKVTITIEAAFVASAAVTV, from the coding sequence ATGACTGTCCCCTCAGGCCTCACCACCGGTACCTGGTCCTTCGATCCCGCGCACAGCGAAGTCGGCTTCAGCGTCCGCCACGCAGGCATCAGCAAGGTCCGCGGCTCGTTCAAGGACGTCGACGCGTCCCTCGCGGTCGGCTCCTCGCTCGAGGACTCCCGCATCACGGCGACCATCAAGACCGCATCCTTCACCTCCGGCGACGAGAACCGCGACGCGCACGTCAAGGGCGCCGACTTCTTCGACGTCGAGGAATTCCCCGAGATGACCTTCGTCTCGACCTCCCACGAGGGCTCGGGCGAGACCTACAAGATCCACGGCGACCTCACCATCCGCGGCATCACCCGGTCCGTCGTCCTGGACGCCGAGTTCAACGGCGTCGCTGTCGATCCCTTCGGTGCCACCCGCGCCGGCGTCTCCGCCTCCACCACCATCTCCCGTAAGGACTTCGGCCTCACCTGGAACGCGGCCCTCGAAGCCGGTGGCGTCCTCGTCGGTGACAAGGTGACCATCACCATCGAAGCCGCCTTCGTGGCTTCCGCCGCCGTGACGGTCTGA
- a CDS encoding redox-sensing transcriptional repressor Rex, with translation MTVTTPEMPGLHPVGDTARHIPPASVARLTIYLRALNSLLAEGIERVSSEELADAAGVNSPMLRKDLSYLGSYGTRGVGYDVQYLNRQISIALGLTLDWRVAILGAGNLGRALAGYSGFVSRGFEIVAIFDADQLVVGSEVGYLRVSAVDDLETVLERTRTNMAVLAVPASVAQELCDRLVAAGISSILSFAPVVLQVPPHVQLRKVDMSTELQILAYHAQRAQEPDLGPISRAQ, from the coding sequence ATGACAGTGACAACGCCGGAGATGCCAGGCCTTCACCCCGTGGGCGACACGGCGCGTCACATTCCGCCTGCGTCCGTGGCCCGGCTCACCATCTACCTGCGGGCGCTCAACTCCCTCCTCGCCGAGGGCATCGAACGCGTCTCGTCCGAGGAGCTGGCGGATGCCGCCGGCGTCAATTCTCCGATGCTCCGGAAGGACCTCTCCTACCTCGGGTCCTACGGCACGCGCGGGGTGGGGTACGACGTGCAGTACCTGAACCGACAGATCTCGATCGCCCTCGGGCTCACGCTGGACTGGCGCGTGGCCATCCTCGGCGCAGGTAATCTCGGCCGCGCGCTGGCCGGCTATTCCGGTTTCGTCTCTCGCGGCTTCGAGATCGTTGCGATCTTCGATGCGGACCAGCTCGTCGTCGGTTCCGAGGTGGGGTATCTCCGCGTCAGCGCCGTGGACGACCTCGAGACCGTGCTGGAGCGCACCCGGACCAACATGGCGGTCCTCGCCGTGCCGGCGTCCGTGGCGCAGGAGCTGTGCGACCGGCTCGTCGCCGCGGGGATCTCGAGCATCCTCAGCTTCGCGCCGGTGGTGCTGCAGGTGCCGCCGCACGTGCAGCTGCGGAAGGTGGACATGTCCACGGAGCTGCAGATCCTGGCATACCACGCGCAAAGGGCGCAGGAGCCGGACCTCGGCCCGATCTCCCGCGCCCAATAG
- a CDS encoding PLD nuclease N-terminal domain-containing protein — translation MPRLLLFAAILGVAVVIYALIDCVMSRKHEVRSISKTAWFVTILVLPLIGAGMWFLFGRPRSEGPSGPRRPAPRTPTAPDDDPAFLQNLEAQRRQRAREQERRLREKEQREREAKARDASGDSRKDDKHDGEGNDDAGSGPAGVHRP, via the coding sequence ATGCCCCGCCTCCTGCTCTTCGCCGCGATCCTGGGGGTCGCCGTCGTGATCTATGCACTGATCGACTGCGTCATGAGCCGAAAACACGAAGTGCGGAGCATCTCGAAGACCGCGTGGTTCGTCACGATCCTCGTCCTGCCGCTCATCGGTGCGGGGATGTGGTTCCTGTTCGGCCGCCCGCGCAGCGAAGGTCCCTCCGGGCCGCGGCGACCGGCGCCACGCACGCCGACCGCTCCCGACGACGATCCCGCCTTCCTCCAGAATCTCGAGGCCCAGCGCCGACAGCGGGCCCGCGAGCAGGAGAGGCGCCTCCGGGAGAAGGAACAGCGGGAGCGCGAGGCCAAGGCCCGCGACGCCTCCGGGGACAGCCGTAAGGACGACAAGCACGACGGCGAGGGCAACGACGACGCCGGCTCCGGTCCTGCGGGAGTCCACCGCCCCTGA
- a CDS encoding histidine phosphatase family protein, protein MQRSTVHLVRHGEVHNPEGVLYGRLPEFHLSDLGQRMAEQVAGYFEQRRDEGANIVHLVASPLTRAQETAQPLADALGLPITTDERIIEAANGFEGMSKIKSRLRQPRYWPLLVNPFKPSWGEPYHQQVERVMAGVQDARRRAVELAGQEAADRPAEAILVSHQLPIWVTRLAAEHRRLWHDPRQRECTLTSVTSLDFEGDAIRRVRYAEPCADLLPGAANVPGA, encoded by the coding sequence ATGCAGAGATCAACCGTCCACCTGGTGCGCCACGGTGAGGTCCATAACCCCGAGGGGGTCCTCTACGGGAGGCTCCCCGAGTTCCACCTCTCCGACCTCGGCCAGCGGATGGCCGAGCAGGTGGCCGGCTACTTCGAGCAGCGGCGGGATGAGGGTGCCAATATCGTCCACCTCGTGGCGTCTCCGCTCACCCGGGCGCAGGAGACGGCGCAGCCGCTTGCCGATGCCCTGGGCCTCCCGATCACGACCGATGAGCGCATCATCGAGGCGGCGAACGGCTTCGAGGGCATGTCGAAGATCAAGAGCCGGCTCCGCCAGCCGCGCTACTGGCCGCTGCTCGTCAACCCGTTCAAGCCGTCCTGGGGTGAGCCCTACCACCAGCAGGTGGAGCGCGTGATGGCGGGCGTGCAGGATGCCCGACGCCGTGCCGTGGAGCTCGCCGGACAGGAGGCCGCGGATCGTCCGGCCGAGGCCATCCTGGTCAGCCACCAGTTGCCGATCTGGGTGACGAGGCTGGCTGCCGAGCACCGCCGCCTGTGGCACGATCCGCGCCAGCGCGAGTGCACGCTCACGTCGGTCACGTCCCTCGACTTCGAGGGTGACGCCATCCGGCGGGTGCGCTACGCGGAGCCCTGCGCCGATCTGCTGCCCGGTGCGGCGAATGTCCCCGGCGCGTAA
- a CDS encoding TlpA family protein disulfide reductase, translating into MTQTARSPKRRLLLKLGMVLAFSVPVSLVASCAAEDPLAQQAAAGDGKNYIAGDGSVTEYAEADRGEPVDVTGSLFDGTSVSSSDWSGQVTVLNFWYASCAPCREEAPDLVALHDEYGPQGAAFYGVNIRDEQATAEAFERSFGIPYESFNDKDGGVLLDMTQYVPPQAVPTTIVLDREGRVSARILGLADRGTLKALISDALAE; encoded by the coding sequence GTGACCCAAACCGCCCGTTCTCCCAAGCGCCGCCTCCTGCTCAAGCTGGGTATGGTGCTTGCCTTCAGCGTGCCGGTTTCGCTCGTGGCGTCCTGCGCCGCTGAGGATCCCCTCGCCCAGCAGGCCGCGGCGGGGGACGGCAAGAACTACATCGCCGGGGACGGCTCCGTCACCGAGTACGCGGAGGCGGACCGGGGCGAGCCCGTGGACGTGACCGGCAGCCTGTTCGACGGCACCTCCGTCTCCAGTTCCGACTGGAGCGGCCAGGTCACCGTCCTGAACTTCTGGTACGCCTCATGTGCACCCTGCCGGGAAGAGGCCCCCGACCTCGTGGCACTCCACGATGAGTACGGACCCCAGGGTGCCGCGTTCTACGGCGTGAACATCCGCGACGAGCAGGCGACGGCAGAGGCCTTCGAGCGCAGTTTCGGCATCCCCTACGAGAGCTTCAACGACAAGGACGGCGGGGTGCTGCTCGACATGACGCAGTATGTGCCCCCGCAGGCCGTTCCCACCACGATCGTCCTCGATCGCGAGGGCCGGGTCTCCGCACGTATCCTCGGACTCGCCGACCGCGGGACCCTCAAGGCACTCATCTCCGATGCGCTCGCCGAGTAG
- a CDS encoding glutaredoxin family protein has protein sequence MEMPADPPGTGVVLLTRPECHLCEDARIVVGRVTAELGVGWRELSVTDAPALGKRFAEELPVLFIDGVQRDFWSIDEARLRRLLS, from the coding sequence ATGGAAATGCCCGCGGATCCGCCTGGTACCGGCGTCGTTCTCCTGACCCGGCCGGAGTGCCACCTCTGCGAGGACGCGCGCATCGTCGTGGGGCGTGTGACGGCGGAACTCGGCGTCGGGTGGCGGGAGCTGTCCGTGACGGACGCGCCCGCCCTCGGGAAGCGTTTCGCCGAGGAACTGCCCGTCCTGTTCATCGACGGTGTGCAGCGGGACTTCTGGTCCATCGACGAGGCGAGGCTGCGCCGGTTGCTGTCCTAG
- a CDS encoding cytochrome c biogenesis CcdA family protein gives MTLPMAGQLTASVPLVAGNAFADAVLNGSMLLALPVALLAGLVSFASPCVLPLVPGYLGYVTGLTGVDLEKQKKGRMLAGIGLFVLGFSVVFMAYGTLFGQLGAFLRVSQGWLIQVFGLVVILLGIVFMGGISWFQRESRVHAKVPAGLLGAPLLGVTFGLGWAPCIGPTLGAVQLLAISGNDATALKGAVLTFVYCLGLGLPFLLIAVGVRRGMGALAFFRRHRLLLQRAGGGLLVLVGVLMVTGVWNYWITQLQDLLIGNVVLPI, from the coding sequence ATGACCCTGCCGATGGCGGGCCAGCTGACCGCGTCCGTTCCCCTCGTGGCGGGGAATGCCTTCGCCGACGCCGTCCTCAACGGCTCCATGCTCCTCGCCCTGCCGGTCGCGCTGCTGGCGGGCCTGGTCTCCTTCGCGTCCCCCTGCGTCCTTCCCCTGGTCCCGGGATACCTCGGGTACGTCACGGGACTGACGGGTGTGGACCTCGAGAAGCAGAAGAAGGGGAGGATGCTCGCCGGGATCGGACTCTTCGTCCTCGGTTTCTCCGTCGTCTTCATGGCCTACGGAACGCTGTTCGGCCAGCTCGGAGCGTTCCTGAGGGTCTCGCAGGGATGGCTCATCCAGGTGTTCGGCCTCGTCGTGATCCTGCTGGGCATCGTCTTCATGGGAGGCATCTCCTGGTTCCAGCGAGAGAGCCGCGTGCACGCGAAGGTGCCCGCGGGTCTCCTGGGTGCCCCCCTGCTCGGTGTGACCTTCGGGCTGGGCTGGGCTCCGTGCATCGGTCCGACACTGGGGGCCGTGCAGCTGCTGGCGATCTCCGGGAACGATGCGACGGCCCTGAAGGGCGCCGTCCTCACGTTCGTCTACTGCCTGGGCCTGGGCCTGCCGTTCCTGCTGATCGCAGTGGGCGTGCGGCGCGGCATGGGAGCCCTCGCCTTCTTCCGGAGGCACAGGCTCCTGCTGCAGCGGGCCGGGGGAGGGCTGCTGGTGCTCGTCGGAGTCCTCATGGTGACCGGCGTCTGGAACTACTGGATCACACAACTCCAGGACCTCCTCATCGGCAACGTCGTCCTGCCGATCTGA